TTTTGTCGGAACTGGCCTGCTGCTGCTTACGCATTATTACCCTTGGTGGCTATTGGCTGTTGGCTGGTGATTGCTGACTTATGAAGCATGACCTGGTGAGAAAACATGACCAGAACTTTCTGCTCACTTTGACTCACTGAAAATTTTAGCCTGAGTTGGACTCACCGTCTTGTGAAACGTCCTGCTGGCTGTGCTGTTTCTGATTCTTTGCAGCCTGTCTTCGCTTGCGGAAAAACTCGCTCAGCACCTGACCGCACTCCTGGGCAAGCACGCCACCGTGAACCGAGCAGTGGTAATTAATCAACCCGGGTGTAGTCAGATCCAGCCGGGAACCGCAAGCGCCCGTCTTTGGATCGTGCGCCCCAAACACGACCCGGCTGACCCGAGCATGAAAGAGCGCCCCCAGACACATCGTGCAGGGTTCAAGCGTCACATAGAGCGTCAGTCCCGGCAAACGATAATTCTCCAGCAGACGCCCCGCTTCGCGCAAAGCCATGATCTCTGCGTGTGCACTCGGATCCGAACGTCTCAGAACCGAGTTCTGACCATACGCCAGAATCGTACCTGCTGCATCGACGACCACGGCACCGACGGGCACTTCTTGAGCCTGTTCAGCCAGTCTCGCCTGATCAAGTGCCAGTCTCATGAAGTGTTCGTCGACTTGCAATGCAATGACGGGATTGTCCTTGGCAGGACTGAGATTCTCAGAGCCCGGCACCACTAACCCCGGTAGGTTCTGGATTTCACTGCAATACGGGAGGCCAGACTGATGAGTGACTCTTCCAGCCATTGATAGAGTTCGGCGTTCTCATCGTACCGGGCCTGATTCAGATTGGATACCCGGCCGTCCTCAATGAACCCCCAGGCGCGACTACGCTTGTCACGGTGCCTTGGGTCCCAGACGCCGAACGCAACACCGCCCGAATTACGCACCAGAGAAAAACACGGGATGTCGGTGTAGCCATCACCCACAAAAACCATCTGGTCAAACGGAACCCGCAATCGCTCGGAAGGGATCTTGCGATTGACTTCAAACGGTTTGCCCTCGTACTGCGGCCCGATGATGCCTTTCTGGATATGGAACAGGTAACGGGTCTTGTCAGTAAAACTTACGATACGCTTGGTGAAATCGATCTCCCCGCCATCCACGTAAGAAAACTCGGACGCCCAGATCTGGGTGAAAGCATCGGCAACCGGGCAATTCCGGACCACGTCACCAATCCCGCTGGAGATCAGGTAAAACTCGAGCTGCACCTGCGGGTGCGCCTGCTTCACTTGATCCCTGAGACGATCAAACAGGGTCTGCACCCCATCGTGCAATGGCAGGCGTGCACCCCAGTCACGGAGTCGCTCATACGTAATCGGACCATACTTTCCCGATTGCGAGAGTTTGATCATCGCGTACAGGTAGGCTGGCACCGGATCCCATCCCTGGGCAATCAAGGGGTCGACCTCGGTCGACCAGAAGCTTGCCACGTCTACGCCGATATGCGCCAGAAAGCCCGATGTGCTGTCTGGTGCAAGCGTGTCATCAAAATCAAATACCAGCGCGATCACGTCTGCCATAGTCGATGCAAGACCTCGATGTTGGTTGGAGTCCGCAGCCCAGACTCTGAATTGCAATGGCGGCCACACAGTCCTCGTCGTGAATGGGTAACCCGGATAATTTGCCCCACTGAGAGTCGGGGTGACTCAAGAGACTCGTCTGTTCGACAGTTTAACGGCTCGAACGCGGTGCCGTCAGCGCCTGATACACCGAGAGTTCCTGCAGGGATTTCGAACACGATCGACGTGCACCTGCGTCTGGCTCACGGTCTTTCGTAGTCGCACTCGCCGCAGCGAGGGCGTCTGGGCGTAACAAACCATAAAAATGAGGTTCAGAACCCGCCGCGGGACTGGCAGTCAGATCAAATATACTTTATCGTCATAAAATGACTAGTAGGTTATAACGTGCATCGCCAGGTACCACCTCACTTGAAACAAAGGCCTGTCAGGATGATCAACCCGCATTCACTGCGTCCACTGCCACACCGTCGAGAGGACGGTTCAACGATCATGGTACACCCGCATAAACTGCGTAAAGGATTGTTCCTGGCCGGAGCTATCACAGTTCTGGCGGGATTGTTTCTCTCACTTGCGTCACTTCGCATCGTACACGCAACGAGCAGCCAGTCTCTTTCGCCGCATTCGTCAAACCGGGGCACCCTGCTGTTACTGAGGCACGCGCTCGCACCGGGTGTTGGCGATCCGCCGCAGTTTCGTCTCGGAGACTGCACCACCCAGCGCAACTTGAATAATGCCGGACGCGCACAATCGCGCGCCATCGGCGAGGCATTACTCGCAACTGATTACATTCCCACCCGTATCTGGACAAGCCAATGGTGTCGCGCTACGGAGACCGCCGAACTGATCGCCCAGACATTACGCGATGCAGGACATGATGTAGAAGTCGAGGATTTGCCCTCCCTGAACTCGACCTTCCGCGATCGCGCCCACGCGAATGAGCAAAATCAGGCATTACGATCATTCATCCAGGCACTCGGCCCAGAGGCAGGCCCTTACCTGATGGTGGCTCATCAGGTCACCATCACCGACCTGACCCGGCAATGGCCAAACAGCGGGCACGGTGTCTGGCTAGATCTGTCTGGCAATCCGGAGTCAGAATGGTCAATCGCTCCTGCCGACACGACACAACTCACCGCTCCCACATTCCCTTAGGCCAGGTTTACAATTTGTGCATGAACGCGAGACCTCACAACCAACCCAGCAAATCACCCGCTCACGTTTCGATCGGCTCCCGGTCGGACGATCTGTCTGAGCTCGCCCCCGGACAGTCCATCGCACTGCTGAAGGCACTCCATATTCTGACGCGTGATGGCAAGCTGAATCAGGATAGTCGCCGCAAACTCAAACAGGTGAACCACCTGTACCAGCTCCTCGCCCCTTCACTGGACCAGCTGACTGAGCATAGCGAGCACTGGACACTAGTTGATCATGGTGCCGGCAAGTCTTACCTGGGTTTCATCCTGACTGATCTCTATGTTCGCCAGAGGGCGCCAAACGCCAGAGTCATCGGTATCGAACGCAGGGCTGATCTGGTCGAACGGGCACAGTTGCTAGCCAGCGAGGCCGGATTTGACCAGATGTCGTTTCTCGCGCTGACAGCGCAAGAATCGATCACCAGCGAACAAGTGCCCGATCCCGTCGACATAGTGACAGCGCTGCACGCATGCGACACGGCGACGGATGATGCGATTCGGTTCGGGCTGCACCACCAGGCAAAATTTATCGTACTGGTTCCATGCTGTCAGGCAGAGGTGGCGGGGTTCCTCAGACAGGCAAAGCGGCCCTATGACCCTGATCCGCTGACCGAACTTTGGCGCCGCCCGCTACACACACGCGAGTTTGGCAGCCATCTGACCAATACGCTTCGATGCCTGCAACTTGAGGCGCATGGATACCAGGTCAGGGTCACTGAACTAGTGGGATGGGAGCACGCCATGAAGAATGAACTGATTCTGGCCGAGCGCAAGGGCAAGCCACAGCCCCATGCTGCTGAACGGCTGAACGCGATTCTGGATCGTGTTGGCCTGCCTGCGCTTCGCGACCGGTTCTTTGTTCCAGCATTTGAACAGGAGACCTGAAGATGAGTCTGCTGATAGCAGGATTTGGTGATCTTGGTCGCCAGATTGCCCATGAGTATTTTGAAACGCCCGGCAACATCCCCGGTCCCGTCCTGGCTCTTGGACGGTCAGTCAATCAGCTTGAACTCGCGCCCGGCATCCGGGCCATCAAGGCCGATCTGCGTGACCCTGATAGTCTGGATAACTTGCCCGAGGACATCACTCACATTGTGTACTGCGCCAGCGCTGACGGGGCAGATCCCGAGGCGTATCGGGCAATCTACGTCGACGGATTGCGCAACCTGCTCACCAAGGTGAAATCGCCCCGTCCGGGCAGAGGCCCGATCGGTAAACGCCCACTTGAACACATTCTCGAGCATCACCCGAGACCGAGTCAGCCGCTGCAAATGGTGTTTGTATCCTCGACCGCGGTATATGCCAAGTCGCTTGAAGGATGGGTGGATGAAAAGTCTCCCACTGAACCTGGTCGGTTCAATGGACAGATCATGCTCGAAGCGGAGATATTGTGTCGGAAAATGGTTCCTGAAGCACAGATTCTGCGACTTTCCGGCATCTATGGACCTGGCAGGACTTACTTGCTCAGACGATTGATGGCCGGACAGGCAACCGTGCCGGCAAGCTCCGACTTCTGGGCCAACCGGATCCATATTGAAGATGCCGCTCGCGCTGCTTTGCACCTGCTGAACCTGACGCCAGGTGGCGAGACCTTTATCGGAACCGACTGTTTCCCCCTGCCTTTGCGAGAGGTGTATCTCGATCTGGCAAAACGCCTGAACGCGCCGGCTCCAGCCGAAGCGGCCCCCAGTGCCATGATGGGCAGAAAGCGACTCTCGAACCGCAAGTTGCTTGACAGTGGTTTCGAGTTCCGCTGGCCGGATTCCAGGACCGGATACCAAACCGTGATTGACTCATTTGATCACGCAGCTCAGTAGTCAGGAAACTAA
This sequence is a window from Orrella marina. Protein-coding genes within it:
- the tadA gene encoding tRNA adenosine(34) deaminase TadA, whose translation is MRLALDQARLAEQAQEVPVGAVVVDAAGTILAYGQNSVLRRSDPSAHAEIMALREAGRLLENYRLPGLTLYVTLEPCTMCLGALFHARVSRVVFGAHDPKTGACGSRLDLTTPGLINYHCSVHGGVLAQECGQVLSEFFRKRRQAAKNQKQHSQQDVSQDGESNSG
- a CDS encoding haloacid dehalogenase-like hydrolase; the encoded protein is MADVIALVFDFDDTLAPDSTSGFLAHIGVDVASFWSTEVDPLIAQGWDPVPAYLYAMIKLSQSGKYGPITYERLRDWGARLPLHDGVQTLFDRLRDQVKQAHPQVQLEFYLISSGIGDVVRNCPVADAFTQIWASEFSYVDGGEIDFTKRIVSFTDKTRYLFHIQKGIIGPQYEGKPFEVNRKIPSERLRVPFDQMVFVGDGYTDIPCFSLVRNSGGVAFGVWDPRHRDKRSRAWGFIEDGRVSNLNQARYDENAELYQWLEESLISLASRIAVKSRTYRG
- a CDS encoding SixA phosphatase family protein is translated as MVHPHKLRKGLFLAGAITVLAGLFLSLASLRIVHATSSQSLSPHSSNRGTLLLLRHALAPGVGDPPQFRLGDCTTQRNLNNAGRAQSRAIGEALLATDYIPTRIWTSQWCRATETAELIAQTLRDAGHDVEVEDLPSLNSTFRDRAHANEQNQALRSFIQALGPEAGPYLMVAHQVTITDLTRQWPNSGHGVWLDLSGNPESEWSIAPADTTQLTAPTFP
- a CDS encoding class I SAM-dependent methyltransferase; translation: MNARPHNQPSKSPAHVSIGSRSDDLSELAPGQSIALLKALHILTRDGKLNQDSRRKLKQVNHLYQLLAPSLDQLTEHSEHWTLVDHGAGKSYLGFILTDLYVRQRAPNARVIGIERRADLVERAQLLASEAGFDQMSFLALTAQESITSEQVPDPVDIVTALHACDTATDDAIRFGLHHQAKFIVLVPCCQAEVAGFLRQAKRPYDPDPLTELWRRPLHTREFGSHLTNTLRCLQLEAHGYQVRVTELVGWEHAMKNELILAERKGKPQPHAAERLNAILDRVGLPALRDRFFVPAFEQET
- a CDS encoding NAD-dependent epimerase/dehydratase family protein → MSLLIAGFGDLGRQIAHEYFETPGNIPGPVLALGRSVNQLELAPGIRAIKADLRDPDSLDNLPEDITHIVYCASADGADPEAYRAIYVDGLRNLLTKVKSPRPGRGPIGKRPLEHILEHHPRPSQPLQMVFVSSTAVYAKSLEGWVDEKSPTEPGRFNGQIMLEAEILCRKMVPEAQILRLSGIYGPGRTYLLRRLMAGQATVPASSDFWANRIHIEDAARAALHLLNLTPGGETFIGTDCFPLPLREVYLDLAKRLNAPAPAEAAPSAMMGRKRLSNRKLLDSGFEFRWPDSRTGYQTVIDSFDHAAQ